One Melospiza melodia melodia isolate bMelMel2 chromosome 1, bMelMel2.pri, whole genome shotgun sequence genomic window carries:
- the IRX2 gene encoding LOW QUALITY PROTEIN: iroquois-class homeodomain protein IRX-2 (The sequence of the model RefSeq protein was modified relative to this genomic sequence to represent the inferred CDS: inserted 3 bases in 3 codons; deleted 1 base in 1 codon), which translates to MSYPQGYLYQPPGSLALYSCPAYGASALAAPRSEELARSSSGSAFSPYPGSAAFTAQAAATGFTSPLQYSTDPATGFPSYMGSPYDAHTXGMTGAISYHPYGSPAYPYQLNDPAYRKNAXRDATATLKAWLQEHRKNPYPTXGEKIMLAIITKMTLTQVSTWFANARRRLKKENKMTWAPRNKSEDEDDDEGDGARSKEESPDKMPESNETSAEDEGISLQVDSLTDHSCSAESDGEKLPCRAGDPLCESGSECKDKYEDIEEEEEDDDEDDEEDIEEDDGGGGERDPPAKPATSSPLAAVEAPLLGHPHADAARSAGKAALGPRASPGPPTPASKPKLWSLAEIATSDLKSQTLGQGCQPAPLSSATPASAPHSAAYSPSSLLGRHIYYTSPFYSNYTNYGNFNALQSQGILRYNSAAVASNEGLSQTVLNASSVHKQSSDSLKTITNQLEQHYRPSSYDSKKDPTEVCTVGVQPYL; encoded by the exons ATGTCCTATCCTCAGGGTTACCTCTACCAGCCCCCCGGCTCGCTGGCTCTGTACTCCTGCCCGGCGTACGGGGCGTCGGCGCTGGCGGCCCCCAGGAGCGAGGAGCTGGCCAGGTCTTCGTCGGGATCGGCGTTCAGCCCTTACCCGGGATCGGCAGCTTTCACCGCCCAGGCGGCGGCCACAGGCTTCACCAGCCCGCTCCAGTACTCCACAGACCCCGCCACGGGATTCCCCTCCTATATG GGCTCCCCTTACGACGCCCATA ACGGGATGACCGGAGCCATCAGCTACCACCCGTACGGCAGCCCTGCCTACCCCTACCAGCTCAACGACCCCGCGTACAGGAAAAACG ACCGCGACGCCACGGCCACGCTGAAGGCCTGGCTGCAGGAGCACCGCAAGAACCCCTACCCCA AAGGCGAGAAGATCATGCTGGCCATCATCACCAAGATGACCCTCACCCAGGTCTCCACCTGGTTCGCCAACGCCCGCCGGCGGCTCAAGAAGGAGAACAAGATGACCTGGGCCCCGCGGAACAAGAGCGAGGACGAGGACGACGACGAAGGCGACGGGGCGAGGAGTAAGGAGGAGAGTCCCGACAAGATGCCCGAGAGCAACGAAACCTCTGCGGAGGACGAAG GGATCAGCTTGCAAGTCGACTCGCTGACGGACCACTCCTGCTCCGCCGAATCGGACGGCGAGAAGCTGCCCTGCCGAGCGGGAGACCCCCTCTGCGAGTCG GGCTCGGAGTGCAAAGACAAGTACGAGGACatcgaggaggaggaagaggacgaCGACGAGGACGACGAGGAGGACATCGAGGAGGAcgacggcggcggcggggagcgcgACCCGCCGGCCAAGCCCGCCACCTCCTCGCCGCTGGCGGCCGTGGAGGCCCCGCTCCTCGGCCACCCGCACGCCGACGCCGCCCGCAGCGCTGGCAAGGCGGCGCTGGGGCCCCGCGCCTCCCCCGGCCCCCCGACGCCGGCCAGCAAGCCCAAGCTCTGGTCTCTGGCCGAAATCGCCACCTCGGACCTCAAGAGTCAGACCCTGGGCCAAGGCTGCCAGCCCGCGCCGCTCTCCTCGGCCACCCCCGCCTCCGCCCCGCACAGCGCTGCCTACTCgccctcctccctcctggggaggcATATTTATTACACCTCACCTTTTTATAGCAATTATACAAACTATGGGAACTTTAAcgctctgcagagccagggaaTCCTGAGATACAACTCGGCAGCAGTGGCTTCAAACGAGGGACTAAGTCAGACTGTCCTAAATGCCAGCTCTGTCCACAAACAGAGCAGTGACTCTTTGAAAACGATCACTAACCAGCTAGAACAACATTACAGGCCCTCTAGCTATGACTCTAAGAAAG ATCCCACTGAAGTCTGCACAGTAGGAGTACAACCATACCTATAG